In Polaromonas sp. JS666, one genomic interval encodes:
- a CDS encoding response regulator yields the protein MPREPKSFEDAITATDFSSEDYCGTSYAAKLLGLSVATVQSLVEKGEIDAWKTLGGHRRIALQSINAYLAKNNPQVAKVVDTDPKHRLRVLLVEDDEATRELYQLQFEDWDLPVDCTWMPSALEALMDIASMRPDLLITDLSMPGVDGIEMLKALKRNQQLADMQIIVISGLPPEAIEERGGLPPDAHRLQKPVNFDWLHGYVTALVTANRKWHH from the coding sequence ATGCCGCGTGAACCCAAATCCTTCGAAGATGCCATCACGGCGACGGACTTCTCCAGTGAAGATTACTGTGGCACGAGCTATGCGGCCAAGCTGCTCGGTCTGTCGGTCGCCACCGTGCAGTCGCTGGTGGAAAAAGGGGAAATTGACGCCTGGAAGACCCTGGGCGGCCACCGCCGGATTGCCCTGCAGTCCATCAATGCCTACCTGGCCAAGAACAATCCGCAAGTCGCCAAGGTAGTCGACACCGATCCGAAACACCGTTTGCGCGTGCTGCTGGTCGAGGACGACGAGGCCACCCGGGAGCTGTACCAGCTCCAGTTTGAGGACTGGGACCTGCCGGTCGATTGCACCTGGATGCCTTCGGCGCTGGAGGCCTTGATGGACATTGCCAGCATGCGTCCGGATTTGCTGATCACCGACCTGTCCATGCCTGGCGTTGATGGCATCGAAATGCTCAAGGCCCTCAAGCGCAATCAGCAGTTGGCGGACATGCAGATTATTGTGATCAGTGGCTTGCCGCCGGAGGCCATCGAAGAGCGGGGCGGTCTTCCGCCGGATGCCCACCGGTTGCAGAAACCGGTGAATTTCGACTGGCTGCACGGGTATGTCACGGCACTGGTGACGGCCAACCGCAAGTGGCACCACTAA
- a CDS encoding PaaI family thioesterase, whose product MDALSAPSALFQRIEASFLRQGMMQHLGARLLRVEAGLCEIALPYSERVTQQQGGFHGGAMGALADIAGGYAALTVAPPEAEVTTVEYKINFLAAFRDGELRATGRVARAGKRIIVTTADVVHVDANGKESACALMQQTLVPVPKTY is encoded by the coding sequence ATGGACGCACTTTCCGCGCCGTCAGCGCTTTTTCAGCGCATTGAAGCGAGCTTTTTACGCCAGGGCATGATGCAGCACCTCGGTGCGCGGCTGCTGCGGGTGGAGGCCGGCTTGTGCGAAATTGCACTGCCTTACTCAGAACGTGTCACCCAGCAGCAGGGCGGCTTCCATGGCGGCGCCATGGGCGCGCTGGCAGACATTGCCGGCGGCTATGCCGCGCTGACGGTGGCGCCTCCCGAGGCCGAAGTCACCACGGTCGAATACAAGATCAATTTTCTGGCCGCCTTCAGGGATGGTGAGCTCCGGGCAACCGGCCGTGTCGCCCGGGCCGGCAAGCGCATCATCGTGACCACCGCCGACGTGGTGCACGTCGACGCCAATGGCAAGGAAAGCGCCTGCGCGCTGATGCAGCAGACGCTCGTTCCCGTGCCCAAGACCTACTGA
- a CDS encoding response regulator — MNHKLILVVEDNPDHLELTVLTLEEQGVSAEIAVARDGAQALDYLFGQGSHAGRDTQKQPSLILLDMKLPKLSGLDVLRSVRSNPLTALVPVVMLTSSSEQSDIVACYQSGANGFVRKPVDFGDFTEKLNCLQAYWLDVNESIATG; from the coding sequence ATGAACCACAAGCTGATACTGGTCGTTGAAGACAATCCCGACCACCTTGAACTGACTGTGCTGACGCTGGAAGAGCAGGGCGTGTCCGCCGAAATTGCGGTCGCGCGCGATGGCGCCCAGGCGCTGGACTACCTGTTCGGGCAGGGCAGCCATGCCGGCCGTGATACCCAAAAACAGCCGTCGCTGATCCTGCTGGACATGAAGCTGCCCAAGCTGTCCGGTCTGGACGTGCTGCGCAGTGTCCGCAGCAATCCCCTGACGGCGCTGGTGCCGGTGGTGATGCTGACCTCCTCCAGCGAGCAGTCCGACATCGTGGCCTGCTACCAGAGCGGCGCCAACGGTTTTGTGCGCAAGCCGGTCGACTTTGGGGATTTCACCGAAAAACTCAATTGCCTGCAGGCCTATTGGCTGGACGTCAATGAGTCAATTGCGACGGGATGA
- a CDS encoding MBL fold metallo-hydrolase — protein MNLLEQRLDYPLADTLPEAGEALEIAPGVKWIRMALPFALDHINLWLLRDELDDPHNAGVKIQGWSVVDCCISREESKAQWEAIFATQLEGLPILRVIVTHMHPDHIGLAHWLCQRWSTPAGPADEPPLGGPGPLGGQQPAQRRSVGAPWTCRLWMSATDYHSARIGTQSTTGFGGDSAALFFTAHGLTDPESVEKIRGRTGYYASMVPEVPGSFRRLVDGQMIRIGGRDWRCISGYGHAPEHMALYCDSTRVLISGDMVLPRISTNVSVYDMEPESNPLALFLQSIDKFRPLPPDTLTLPSHGKPFRGLHERIQQLHDHHRDRLAEVLQACQARPCSAADILPVMFRRKLDLHQTSFAMGESVAHLHALWFEGRVHRRIDAAGVFRFEAPSPH, from the coding sequence ATGAACCTCCTTGAACAGCGGCTCGATTACCCACTGGCGGATACCCTGCCCGAGGCAGGCGAGGCACTTGAGATTGCACCGGGCGTCAAGTGGATACGCATGGCGCTGCCATTCGCGCTGGACCACATCAACCTGTGGCTGCTGCGCGATGAGCTCGATGACCCGCACAACGCGGGCGTAAAAATCCAGGGCTGGAGCGTGGTGGACTGCTGCATCAGCAGGGAAGAGTCCAAGGCGCAATGGGAAGCGATTTTTGCGACCCAGCTTGAAGGCCTGCCCATCCTGCGCGTCATCGTGACCCACATGCATCCGGACCACATAGGCCTGGCGCACTGGCTTTGCCAGCGCTGGTCAACTCCTGCGGGGCCCGCCGACGAGCCGCCTCTAGGCGGGCCCGGCCCCCTCGGGGGGCAGCAACCCGCGCAGCGGCGGAGCGTGGGGGCGCCATGGACTTGTCGCCTGTGGATGAGCGCCACCGACTACCACAGCGCCCGCATCGGCACCCAGAGCACCACCGGTTTTGGCGGAGACAGTGCCGCGCTCTTTTTCACCGCCCACGGGCTGACCGACCCGGAGTCCGTCGAGAAGATCAGGGGCCGCACCGGCTACTACGCCAGCATGGTGCCCGAGGTGCCGGGCAGCTTTCGCCGCCTGGTCGACGGGCAGATGATCCGCATTGGCGGGCGGGACTGGCGCTGCATCAGTGGTTATGGCCATGCGCCGGAGCACATGGCGCTGTACTGTGATTCGACCCGGGTGCTGATCAGTGGCGACATGGTGCTGCCCCGCATCTCGACCAACGTCAGCGTCTACGACATGGAGCCGGAATCAAACCCGCTTGCGCTGTTCCTGCAGTCCATCGACAAATTCCGGCCCCTGCCGCCCGACACGCTGACCCTGCCCTCGCACGGCAAGCCGTTCCGTGGCCTGCACGAGCGTATCCAGCAGTTGCACGACCACCACCGCGACCGGCTGGCCGAGGTGTTGCAGGCCTGTCAGGCCCGGCCCTGCAGCGCAGCCGACATCCTGCCCGTGATGTTCAGGCGAAAGCTGGACCTGCACCAGACCAGTTTTGCCATGGGCGAATCAGTTGCGCACCTGCATGCACTGTGGTTTGAGGGACGGGTGCACCGGCGGATCGATGCCGCCGGCGTCTTCCGCTTTGAAGCCCCATCGCCGCACTGA
- a CDS encoding D-amino acid dehydrogenase, producing MKTIAVIGGGITGVTTAYALAKRGFEVTLFEKHRYAAMETSFANGGQLSASNAEVWTHWSTLLKGIKWMLKSDAPLLLNPKPSWHKLSWFAEFIASMPAYRQNTIATARLAVAAREHLFDWAAQEGIDFDLKQQGILHIYRDKAGFDHAARVTELLAQGGLARRAVTPSEMRAIEPTLAGSYYGGFFTESDSTGDIHKFTTGLAAAIARRGVHCLYGQDVQSVTTNGRQVDVTVGQADERRTSVFDGVVVCAGVASRAVAARLGDRVNIYPVKGYSITVNLLDESSRAAAPMVSLLDDETKLVTSRLGEDRFRVAGTAEFNGYNKDIRDDRIRPLIDWVEQCFPGMSTRSVVPWAGLRPMMPNMMPRVGRGRSPCVFYNTGHGHLGWTLSAVTADMIGSLVQQGLQERNVPGRLRTADA from the coding sequence ATGAAAACGATCGCCGTCATCGGCGGTGGCATCACGGGTGTCACCACGGCCTACGCGCTGGCCAAGCGCGGTTTTGAAGTCACCCTGTTCGAGAAGCATCGCTACGCGGCGATGGAGACCTCGTTCGCCAACGGGGGCCAGCTGTCGGCCTCCAACGCCGAGGTCTGGACCCATTGGTCGACCCTGCTCAAAGGCATCAAGTGGATGCTCAAGAGCGATGCCCCGCTGCTGCTCAACCCCAAGCCCAGCTGGCACAAGCTGTCCTGGTTCGCCGAGTTCATTGCCTCGATGCCGGCCTACCGCCAGAACACGATAGCAACCGCCCGCCTGGCCGTGGCGGCGCGCGAGCATCTGTTCGACTGGGCCGCGCAGGAGGGCATCGATTTCGACCTGAAGCAGCAGGGCATCCTGCACATCTACCGGGACAAGGCCGGGTTCGATCACGCGGCCCGCGTGACCGAACTGCTGGCCCAGGGCGGGCTCGCGCGACGCGCCGTGACACCGTCGGAAATGCGCGCCATCGAGCCGACCCTGGCGGGCAGCTACTATGGCGGCTTCTTCACGGAAAGCGACTCGACCGGCGACATTCACAAGTTCACGACCGGACTGGCCGCCGCCATCGCGCGGCGCGGCGTTCATTGCCTGTACGGGCAGGACGTGCAATCGGTCACCACCAACGGCCGGCAGGTCGATGTCACGGTGGGACAGGCTGACGAGCGACGCACCTCGGTGTTCGACGGGGTGGTCGTCTGCGCCGGCGTCGCCAGCCGTGCGGTGGCCGCGCGACTCGGTGACCGGGTGAACATCTACCCAGTCAAGGGCTATTCGATCACGGTGAACCTGCTCGACGAGTCCAGCCGCGCAGCGGCTCCCATGGTCAGCCTGCTCGACGATGAGACCAAGCTGGTGACAAGCCGCCTGGGTGAGGATCGTTTCCGCGTGGCGGGCACTGCCGAGTTCAACGGTTACAACAAGGACATCCGCGACGACCGCATTCGACCCCTGATCGACTGGGTGGAGCAATGCTTCCCGGGCATGAGCACCCGCAGCGTGGTGCCCTGGGCAGGCCTGCGGCCCATGATGCCGAACATGATGCCCCGTGTCGGCCGCGGTCGGTCTCCCTGCGTGTTTTACAACACGGGCCACGGCCACCTGGGCTGGACGCTGTCAGCCGTGACGGCGGACATGATCGGCAGCCTGGTGCAGCAGGGCCTGCAGGAGCGCAACGTCCCGGGCAGGCTGAGAACCGCGGACGCCTGA
- a CDS encoding MerR family transcriptional regulator, protein MATTYTISDLAKEFDLTTRAMRFYEDMGLLQPQRMGPGGRNRVYTARDRTRLKLTLRAKRLGLSLVEAKEIIDSYDSPRDTAPQLKKFLAVLTEHRKKLEAQMLDLQANLDEIRTHEKEAKALLDKTVKAKDKPKPKTSQV, encoded by the coding sequence ATGGCCACGACTTACACCATCAGCGATCTTGCCAAAGAGTTTGACCTGACCACCCGCGCCATGCGGTTTTACGAAGACATGGGGCTGTTGCAGCCCCAGCGCATGGGGCCGGGCGGGCGCAACCGCGTTTACACGGCGCGCGACCGCACCCGGCTCAAGCTCACCTTGCGCGCCAAGCGGCTGGGCCTGTCGCTGGTGGAGGCCAAGGAAATCATCGATTCCTATGACAGTCCGCGCGACACCGCCCCGCAACTGAAGAAATTCCTGGCCGTGCTGACCGAGCACCGCAAGAAGCTCGAAGCGCAGATGCTGGACCTGCAGGCCAACCTGGACGAGATTCGCACCCACGAAAAAGAGGCCAAGGCGCTGCTCGACAAGACCGTCAAGGCCAAAGACAAACCCAAACCCAAAACCAGCCAGGTTTGA
- a CDS encoding PAS domain S-box protein, with translation MTLRTRLVMLVVAAIVPLFGLSIFKAWVNSDAAINRATANLQFAASLVAANQERMVDSAHQLLISIANVPGLTSEKSLDCQRYFKTLRENFSIYANLGIVGVDGYARCHGVDSSQPAYLGDRDYFRAAVTRRSFVAGDYILGRLSGKPSITFALPVLGADGQVLRVVYVAVDLTEMAKSVAAIQLPPGAAVGIHDRNGVLLASKPALPIKVGQKVASVVLREAVQAKSTGVREGKDASGELRLWAFMPSGASADSAFFVAISINRDLVVGPGQRQLGLELAVLALVAFLGAWIAWMMGGRTIVKPTREILDATRLLQKGQLDVRIPMHSVHDAGEFTKIADGFNAMAESLQQREQDLEAELARSQQSRATLDLTVNSMQEGLIAVDAFGRPLLVNEAASRLFVLAQAPTVLSAEWPQHLGLYLPGADTLYAFDQLPLYKALQGQSGGPQHILVRNAAVPAGRLISCSYRPMHGRDGLVGALMVFADITQLEQLQLERAKSYAELRETQRKLLEAQRMGRIGNWESDFRTGQLWWSEEVYALYGLAPGTVELCSDMAMSMMHPEDRARYVQGYERSVGERAEYGVEFRVITPAGDVRWMHQLCKPHFDETGQAIYRTGVIQDITARKQSELALVHTTDLLRRTGEMAMVGGWELVLDGMRLSSSEQVLRIHELEPGAPWGAEDAINSYPPEARKTFIAAVNAATGHGTPWDLELPMITQTGRRIWVRTQGQAFMQDGKVVRLAGALQDITAQHESREHLRLLESSISRLNDMVVITEAVPLGEPGPRIVFVNDAFVRRTGYSREEVLGKTPRILQGPQTQRAELDRIGAALRAWQPVQAELVNYTKSGEPFWLDLDIVPVADSQGGFTHWVAVERDITQRKLAQQALVESEQRYAALFEGAPVPMWIVDDQTHAFLAVNGACTERYGYTREELLSMTIFDIRSDIEAQRLKAEIASGAHKPVNRRVHRSRDGADLDVETVSRKIQYEGRPARLVVAFDVSAQVKAEKDAQEYLFTLQRAADAASAITWHQTLDGTMQEVAEQVRGVIGTHQAAVSLTINSDWAQAVHALSLSEKYAAYRDLMEPPDGTGIYAVVCEANRSMRLTQAELEAHPRWRGFGSHAGKHPAMRGWLAVPLVARSGKNMGLLQLSDKYEGEFTQQDEYVAMELAQLASIAIENVQLLEEVGRLNAGLEQKVAERTAALTRQEALFRALAERAPQVIWTADPSGAPTYYNQAWFDLVGGRFSDWAGSRWLTAIHPEDLPEVQASWQLASASRSQYENIRRLRARDGSYHTMSSRATPVLDERGELAYWVGIDADITEIKTIEAALRLSNQELEAFSYSVSHDLRSPLNTIDGFSRLLSKQLPGHVNEKSRHYLARIQTGVAQMGQLIEDLLSLAQVSRAQLRAELVDLSALSRRILGEWQARDPERRVVVHVESGLQAHGDSRLVGVVMENLLSNAWKFTSRKVGASISVTQQPDAAGQPVFVVRDNGAGFDMAYADKLFNPFQRLHAASEFAGTGIGLASASRVIGRHGGRLWAQSEPGCGAAFFFTLPRTAIAV, from the coding sequence ATGACGCTGCGGACGCGCCTGGTCATGCTGGTGGTTGCGGCGATTGTCCCGCTGTTTGGCCTGTCCATTTTCAAGGCCTGGGTCAACTCGGATGCGGCCATCAACCGGGCCACCGCCAACCTGCAGTTTGCAGCTTCGCTGGTGGCCGCCAACCAGGAGCGGATGGTCGACTCAGCCCACCAGCTGCTGATTTCGATCGCCAACGTCCCCGGCCTGACCAGCGAAAAGTCCCTGGACTGCCAGCGGTATTTCAAAACCTTGCGGGAAAACTTTTCCATCTACGCCAACCTGGGCATCGTTGGCGTTGACGGTTACGCGCGTTGCCACGGAGTCGACAGCAGTCAGCCGGCCTATCTGGGGGATCGCGACTACTTTCGCGCCGCAGTAACCCGCCGCAGTTTTGTCGCCGGCGACTACATCCTGGGGCGACTGTCGGGAAAACCCAGTATCACGTTTGCATTACCGGTGCTCGGCGCGGACGGGCAGGTCTTGCGGGTTGTCTATGTCGCGGTCGATTTGACCGAGATGGCCAAGTCGGTTGCCGCCATTCAGCTGCCACCTGGTGCCGCGGTGGGCATCCATGACCGCAACGGTGTGCTGCTGGCGAGCAAGCCCGCGCTTCCCATCAAGGTCGGACAAAAGGTTGCCAGTGTGGTGCTCCGCGAGGCCGTGCAGGCCAAGAGCACCGGGGTGCGCGAGGGGAAGGATGCCTCGGGTGAGCTGCGGCTCTGGGCATTCATGCCCAGCGGTGCCTCGGCAGACTCGGCCTTTTTTGTCGCAATCAGCATCAACCGTGACCTCGTGGTGGGGCCTGGCCAGCGTCAGCTGGGGCTTGAGTTGGCCGTGCTCGCGCTGGTGGCATTTCTCGGCGCCTGGATTGCCTGGATGATGGGCGGGCGCACCATCGTGAAGCCTACCCGGGAAATTCTTGACGCGACCCGCTTGCTCCAGAAAGGCCAGCTGGATGTACGCATCCCGATGCATTCGGTTCATGACGCGGGTGAGTTCACCAAAATTGCCGACGGTTTCAACGCCATGGCCGAGTCGCTCCAGCAGCGCGAGCAGGACCTGGAGGCCGAGCTGGCGCGCAGCCAGCAGTCACGTGCCACACTGGACCTGACGGTCAACAGCATGCAGGAAGGCCTGATCGCCGTGGATGCCTTTGGCCGCCCGCTGCTGGTCAATGAAGCGGCCTCCCGGCTGTTTGTCCTGGCGCAGGCCCCGACGGTGTTGTCCGCCGAATGGCCGCAGCACCTCGGGCTGTATCTGCCTGGCGCTGACACCTTGTACGCGTTTGACCAATTGCCGCTCTACAAGGCTCTTCAGGGGCAAAGCGGTGGACCGCAGCACATTCTGGTGCGCAATGCCGCCGTGCCTGCGGGGCGCCTGATCAGCTGCAGCTACCGGCCGATGCACGGCCGTGACGGTCTGGTGGGCGCGTTGATGGTGTTTGCCGACATTACGCAGCTGGAGCAGTTGCAGCTGGAGCGTGCAAAAAGCTATGCCGAGCTGCGCGAGACCCAGCGCAAACTGCTGGAAGCGCAGCGGATGGGCCGTATCGGCAACTGGGAGTCTGATTTCCGAACCGGGCAGCTTTGGTGGTCGGAAGAGGTTTACGCGCTGTATGGGCTGGCGCCCGGCACCGTCGAGCTCTGCAGTGATATGGCCATGAGCATGATGCATCCGGAAGACAGGGCGCGCTACGTTCAGGGCTACGAGCGCTCCGTTGGTGAGCGCGCAGAGTACGGTGTGGAGTTCCGCGTCATCACGCCGGCCGGGGATGTCCGCTGGATGCACCAGCTGTGCAAGCCGCATTTCGACGAGACCGGGCAGGCGATTTACCGCACCGGCGTGATCCAGGACATCACGGCGCGCAAGCAGTCGGAACTGGCGCTGGTTCATACCACCGACCTGTTGCGCCGCACCGGCGAGATGGCCATGGTGGGCGGTTGGGAGCTGGTGCTTGACGGCATGCGATTGAGCAGTTCGGAGCAGGTTCTCCGGATTCACGAGCTGGAGCCGGGTGCGCCTTGGGGGGCTGAAGACGCCATCAACTCCTATCCACCGGAGGCACGGAAAACTTTCATCGCAGCCGTCAATGCGGCAACCGGGCACGGCACCCCTTGGGACCTGGAGTTGCCCATGATCACGCAGACCGGCCGGCGCATCTGGGTGAGGACGCAGGGCCAGGCCTTCATGCAGGATGGCAAGGTGGTGCGGCTCGCCGGCGCCTTGCAGGACATCACTGCGCAACATGAGTCGCGTGAGCACCTGCGCCTGCTGGAGTCCAGCATTTCACGCCTCAACGACATGGTGGTGATCACCGAGGCCGTGCCCTTGGGCGAGCCCGGGCCCCGCATTGTCTTTGTCAACGACGCCTTCGTGCGCCGCACCGGTTACAGCCGCGAGGAAGTGCTGGGCAAGACGCCGCGCATTTTGCAGGGCCCCCAGACCCAGCGGGCCGAACTCGATCGCATCGGTGCAGCACTCAGGGCGTGGCAGCCGGTCCAGGCCGAGCTGGTCAATTACACCAAGAGTGGCGAGCCGTTCTGGCTCGACCTCGACATCGTTCCCGTTGCGGACTCCCAGGGGGGCTTCACGCACTGGGTGGCGGTCGAGCGGGACATCACACAGCGCAAGCTGGCCCAGCAGGCGCTCGTCGAGAGCGAGCAGCGTTACGCCGCGCTGTTTGAGGGGGCACCGGTGCCGATGTGGATTGTCGACGACCAGACGCATGCCTTTTTGGCGGTCAATGGGGCGTGCACCGAGCGCTACGGCTACACGCGGGAAGAACTCCTGAGCATGACGATTTTTGATATCCGTTCGGATATTGAAGCCCAGCGCTTGAAGGCCGAAATCGCCAGCGGCGCCCACAAGCCCGTCAACCGCCGCGTGCACCGATCTAGGGACGGCGCCGACCTCGATGTCGAGACGGTTTCCCGCAAGATCCAGTACGAAGGCAGACCGGCGCGGCTGGTGGTTGCGTTCGACGTGAGCGCGCAGGTGAAAGCCGAAAAGGATGCCCAGGAATACCTGTTCACCCTGCAGCGCGCCGCCGACGCCGCCTCGGCCATCACCTGGCACCAGACGCTGGATGGCACGATGCAGGAAGTTGCGGAGCAGGTCCGGGGGGTGATTGGTACCCATCAGGCGGCGGTGAGCCTGACCATCAACAGCGACTGGGCGCAGGCTGTCCATGCGCTGTCCTTGTCCGAGAAATATGCGGCATACCGTGACCTGATGGAGCCGCCGGACGGCACCGGCATTTACGCCGTGGTCTGCGAGGCCAACCGGTCCATGCGGCTGACCCAGGCCGAGCTGGAGGCGCACCCGCGCTGGCGCGGCTTTGGCAGCCATGCCGGCAAGCACCCCGCGATGCGCGGCTGGCTCGCGGTACCCTTGGTGGCCCGGAGCGGAAAAAACATGGGCTTGCTACAGCTCTCGGACAAATACGAGGGCGAGTTCACCCAGCAGGATGAATATGTGGCAATGGAGTTGGCGCAGCTCGCTTCCATCGCCATAGAAAATGTCCAGCTGCTGGAAGAAGTGGGTCGGCTCAATGCGGGGCTGGAACAAAAAGTCGCGGAGCGCACCGCTGCGCTGACCCGACAGGAGGCCCTGTTCCGTGCCCTGGCCGAGCGGGCGCCCCAGGTGATCTGGACCGCCGACCCCAGCGGCGCTCCAACCTATTACAACCAGGCCTGGTTTGACCTGGTGGGTGGCCGGTTTAGCGACTGGGCGGGCTCGCGCTGGCTTACGGCTATCCATCCGGAAGACCTGCCCGAAGTCCAGGCGAGCTGGCAGCTGGCCAGTGCCAGCCGGTCGCAGTATGAGAACATCCGCCGCCTGCGCGCCAGGGACGGCAGCTACCACACCATGTCTTCCCGGGCCACCCCGGTGCTTGACGAGCGGGGCGAACTGGCCTACTGGGTGGGCATTGATGCGGACATCACCGAGATCAAGACCATCGAGGCCGCCTTGCGCCTGTCAAACCAGGAGCTTGAGGCCTTCTCGTATTCTGTCTCCCACGACCTGCGCTCGCCGCTTAACACCATTGACGGGTTCAGCCGCCTGCTGTCCAAGCAGCTCCCCGGCCATGTCAACGAGAAGAGCCGGCACTACCTGGCGCGCATCCAGACGGGTGTGGCGCAGATGGGGCAACTGATTGAAGATTTGCTCTCGCTGGCACAGGTATCACGCGCGCAGTTACGGGCTGAGCTGGTGGACCTGTCGGCGCTGTCCCGCCGGATTCTGGGTGAGTGGCAGGCGCGCGACCCCGAACGCCGGGTCGTGGTTCATGTTGAAAGCGGTCTGCAGGCGCATGGCGACTCGCGGCTTGTGGGTGTGGTGATGGAAAACCTGCTGAGCAATGCCTGGAAGTTCACCTCGCGCAAAGTCGGGGCGAGCATCAGCGTCACCCAGCAACCCGACGCAGCAGGGCAGCCGGTCTTCGTGGTCCGGGATAACGGCGCCGGCTTCGACATGGCGTATGCCGACAAATTGTTCAACCCGTTTCAGCGCTTGCATGCGGCCTCGGAGTTTGCCGGCACCGGCATCGGGCTGGCCTCGGCCAGCCGCGTGATCGGCAGGCACGGCGGGCGGCTGTGGGCGCAATCCGAGCCCGGTTGCGGGGCTGCTTTTTTCTTTACCCTGCCCAGGACCGCTATTGCGGTCTGA
- a CDS encoding sensor histidine kinase, giving the protein MSRFLNLFGVKLADKMPGLGVQNGSRSSAPAELGWGPLEQSGDGMVLLDERGRITEANPRALELLHCAQPALAGLDFWEAVPEDITEQHQSATGQALTFAARHAFVAHDKFEDKWVRYAFTRQPPGYVVSLRDVSSTQRLLDVLEDSERYNQLIFEANPNPMWIFDDSSTRILAVNQAAVEFYGIARKKFLTLGMDALFPEGEGAGWLSSLASGKGVGEGLLALRLCKQQKADGQQVLVELACGPVSWNGQQAVFVSLADVSQRHLADGALRRANAELEQELAGCQSELEKTRRDVAAFTRAVSHDLQGPLHAVNGFAKVLAKNYSTALDASGLHYVSRIQASTRQMAKLVDDLRTLVQLPELSGNPEKFDLVPICRALVDDLRKRAPDRSVAIEMDASLLLVGDKGLLTTALACLLENAWKFTSKKAEAWIKVGLMPGATPGELVLLVSDNGAGFDTAYSSKLFTPFQRLHSSAEFPGNGLGLAIVKRVAARHGGNVWAETTGQAGASFYLALPHAAQAA; this is encoded by the coding sequence ATGAGCCGATTCCTCAACCTGTTCGGGGTGAAGCTGGCAGACAAGATGCCCGGCCTGGGCGTGCAGAACGGGAGTCGGTCATCGGCGCCGGCTGAGCTGGGCTGGGGGCCTCTGGAGCAGTCCGGCGACGGCATGGTGTTGCTCGATGAACGCGGCCGAATCACCGAGGCGAATCCCCGCGCGCTCGAACTCCTGCACTGCGCGCAGCCGGCCCTGGCCGGGCTCGATTTCTGGGAGGCCGTGCCGGAAGACATCACGGAGCAGCATCAGAGCGCCACGGGCCAGGCCCTGACCTTTGCCGCGCGGCACGCCTTTGTTGCCCACGACAAGTTTGAAGACAAGTGGGTCCGGTACGCCTTTACGAGGCAGCCCCCCGGCTACGTCGTCAGCCTCAGGGATGTCTCATCCACGCAAAGGTTGCTGGATGTGCTGGAAGACAGCGAGCGTTACAACCAGCTGATTTTTGAGGCGAATCCCAACCCGATGTGGATCTTTGACGACAGCTCCACGCGCATCCTCGCTGTCAACCAAGCGGCCGTCGAGTTTTATGGCATTGCGCGCAAGAAGTTCCTGACGCTGGGCATGGATGCGCTATTTCCCGAGGGAGAAGGCGCTGGATGGCTCAGCTCCCTCGCTTCGGGCAAAGGCGTCGGGGAGGGGCTGCTCGCGCTGCGCCTGTGCAAACAGCAAAAGGCCGATGGGCAGCAGGTGCTGGTGGAGCTGGCCTGCGGCCCGGTCAGCTGGAATGGCCAGCAGGCAGTTTTCGTCAGTCTGGCGGATGTCTCACAGCGTCACCTTGCCGATGGCGCCTTGCGGCGGGCCAATGCGGAGCTGGAACAGGAACTGGCCGGGTGCCAGAGCGAGCTGGAAAAGACCAGGCGCGATGTGGCCGCCTTCACCCGCGCGGTGTCCCACGACTTGCAGGGGCCGCTGCATGCCGTCAACGGGTTCGCGAAGGTGCTGGCAAAGAACTACTCGACTGCGCTCGATGCGTCCGGCCTGCATTATGTGAGCCGCATTCAGGCCAGCACGCGCCAGATGGCCAAGCTGGTTGATGACCTGCGAACCCTGGTCCAGTTGCCGGAGCTGTCCGGTAACCCTGAAAAATTCGACCTGGTACCTATTTGCCGAGCACTGGTCGACGATTTGCGCAAACGCGCCCCGGACCGCAGCGTGGCGATCGAGATGGATGCCAGCCTGCTGCTCGTTGGTGACAAGGGGTTGTTGACGACGGCGTTGGCCTGCCTGCTGGAAAACGCCTGGAAATTCACCTCCAAAAAAGCCGAAGCCTGGATCAAGGTCGGGCTGATGCCCGGCGCCACCCCCGGCGAGCTGGTCCTGCTGGTGTCGGACAATGGGGCGGGCTTTGACACGGCCTACAGCAGCAAACTGTTCACGCCTTTTCAGCGCCTGCACTCTTCTGCTGAATTCCCCGGCAACGGTCTGGGCCTGGCTATCGTCAAGCGGGTTGCCGCACGGCACGGCGGCAATGTCTGGGCTGAAACCACCGGCCAGGCAGGCGCCAGTTTTTACCTGGCGCTACCGCATGCTGCGCAGGCCGCCTGA